From the Quercus lobata isolate SW786 chromosome 6, ValleyOak3.0 Primary Assembly, whole genome shotgun sequence genome, one window contains:
- the LOC115950619 gene encoding pentatricopeptide repeat-containing protein At4g32450, mitochondrial-like: protein MSTKRAAILTNTALSKVCSSLNSSNSRKTLTFLKNLSTAAQRLDFENTNGSQCQVDDSLEYKKKHSESQNPADFHHKSNPNEGYRESNTNDFVSYPVGQNGSFSGFNEQNEFYQNSSGVYRESFRSTYLNKPAGQNGNFRGNYDQNVGQVQQNLTVIHANNLTSLEQNSSGFYRESTRNGFQNHSIQQNGNFGVNYGYNNGEFLQNHHVYGGNGHIQNSCGSSHKGASEVRQNPYGFDSQGLSESQGSLNGNYRQNCGQTQQAPGDHNLGNVGMFQHSRSSGQYQQNQHVVQYPPNLNTFQSMTEGSQLSNNPKQEGKFSETPESHQYLGTLEELDGFCNERKVKEAVEVLGLLVKQCHPVDLPRYLQLMWECGEAQSLQEAKSVHEHIIRSLSPLEVSTYNRIMEMYGKCGSMDDAFMVFNAMPTRNLTSWVTMMTWLAKNGLGEDAIDLFTQFKKTGMKPDGRMFNGVLSACSVLGDIDEGMLHFESMIKDYGIVPSMDHYVKVIDMLGSTGYLDEAFEFIEKMPLEPSVNIWETLMDLCRVHGHMELGDRCAELVEQLDPSRMNEQSKAGLLPVKPSDLAKQKEKKKLASQSLLEVRSRVHEYRAGDRSHPNTDKLYAELRHLREQMKEAGYIPETRFVLHDIDHESKEEALLAHSERLAIADGLLNSPVRSPIRIIKNLRVCGDCHTALKVISKIVGRELIIRDAKRFHHFKDGLCSCRDYW, encoded by the coding sequence ATGTCCACTAAGCGAGCTGCAATTCTCACAAACACAGCCCTATCCAAGGTATGTTCTTCACTCAACTCctcaaattcaagaaaaaccCTCACCTTCCTCAAAAATCTTAGCACTGCCGCTCAAAGATTAGATTTTGAAAACACCAATGGGTCTCAGTGCCAAGTAGATGATTctttagaatataaaaaaaaacatagtgaGAGCCAAAACCCTGCAGATTTTCATCACAAATCAAACCCCAATGAGGGTTATAGAGAAAGCAATACAAACGATTTTGTAAGTTACCCAGTTGGGCAAAATGGGAGTTTTAGTGGGTTTAATGAGCAAAATGAGTTTTACCAGAATTCTAGTGGGGTTTATAGGGAGAGCTTTAGAAGTACATATCTGAACAAGCCAGCTGGGCAAAATGGAAATTTTAGAGGAAATTATGATCAAAATGTTGGGCAGGTGCAGCAGAACCTAACTGTGATTCATGCTAATAATTTAACTAGTTTGGAGCAGAATTCAAGTGGGTTTTATAGGGAAAGCACAAGAAATGGATTTCAGAATCACTCAATTCAGCAAAATGGGAATTTTGGTGTGAATTATGGGTATAACAATGGAGAGTTCTTGCAGAACCATCATGTATATGGGGGAAATGGACATATACAAAATTCATGTGGGTCGTCCCACAAGGGTGCTAGTGAAGTGAGGCAGAACCCATATGGGTTTGATTCCCAAGGCCTTTCAGAATCTCAGGGAAGCCTAAATGGGAACTACAGGCAAAACTGTGGGCAAACTCAGCAAGCCCCAGGTGATCATAACTTGGGCAATGTTGGAATGTTTCAGCATAGCCGAAGCTCTGGACAGTATCAGCAGAACCAACATGTTGTACAATATCCGCCAAACTTGAATACTTTTCAGAGTATGACAGAGGGTTCTCAATTATCAAATAATCCAAAACAAGAGGGGAAATTTTCAGAGACACCTGAGAGTCACCAATATCTTGGTACTCTAGAGGAGCTAGATGGTTTTTGCAATGAGAGGAAAGTGAAGGAAGCCGTGGAAGTTTTAGGGTTGTTAGTTAAGCAATGTCATCCTGTGGATTTACCCCGATATTTGCAGTTAATGTGGGAGTGTGGTGAGGCTCAATCTCTGCAGGAAGCAAAATCTGTTCATGAACACATCATAAGATCACTCTCACCACTAGAAGTGAGTACCTATAACAGAATCATGGAGATGTATGGGAAATGTGGTTCTATGGATGATGCATTCATGGTGTTTAATGCAATGCCAACCCGCAATTTGACATCATGGGTTACTATGATGACATGGCTTGCTAAGAATGGTCTTGGGGAGGATGCCATTGATTTGTTCACTCAGTTCAAGAAAACAGGAATGAAACCTGATGGTCGAATGTTTAATGGTGTTTTATCTGCTTGTAGTGTTTTGGGAGACATTGATGAGGGAATGTTGCACTTTGAATCAATGATCAAGGATTATGGCATAGTCCCATCCATGGATCATTATGTGAAGGTAATAGACATGCTAGGAAGTACAGGATATCTGGATGAAGCTTTTGAGTTCATAGAAAAGATGCCATTGGAGCCAAGTGTTAATATATGGGAAACCTTGATGGATCTCTGCAGAGTTCATGGGCACATGGAGCTTGGTGATCGCTGTGCTGAGCTTGTTGAGCAGCTGGACCCCTCACGCATGAATGAGCAATCGAAGGCTGGCCTTCTACCTGTAAAACCTTCAGACCTTGCAAAacagaaagagaagaagaaacttGCAAGTCAAAGTCTTTTAGAAGTTAGGAGCCGGGTCCATGAATATCGAGCGGGAGATAGATCTCATCCTAACACTGATAAGCTCTATGCGGAACTTAGGCATTTAAGGGAACAAATGAAAGAGGCTGGTTACATACCAGAGACTAGATTTGTGTTGCATGACATAGACCATGAATCCAAGGAGGAAGCTCTTCTTGCTCATAGTGAGAGACTTGCTATTGCTGATGGTCTCCTTAACAGTCCAGTTCGTTCACCAATTAGGATAATCAAGAATCTTCGCGTTTGTGGTGATTGCCATACTGCACTAAAAGTCATCTCAAAGATCGTTGGCAGAGAATTGATTATACGAGATGCTAAGAGGTTCCACCATTTCAAAGATGGGTTGTGCTCTTGCCGGGATTATTGGTGA